The Streptomyces kanamyceticus DNA segment GGGGCACGTCACGCAGACCGTGATCAGTGTGCCCGCGCGGTTCGGTTCGGCGCAGCGGGCCGCGCTGCGGGACGCGGCGCGCGAGGCGGGCCTGGAACCCGCCAGGCTCGTCAGCGACTCGATGGCCGCGGTGATCGGCCACATGACGGACCGGGACAGCGGCACCTGTCTGGTCTACGGCATGGGGTACGAGGGCTTCGAGCTCGGCCTGATCCGCAGCGTGCGCGGCCACTTCCGCTCGCTCGGCTACGAGGGCGGCGCGACGTCGGGGGGCCGCGCGTTCGACGCGGAGGCGCTGTCGTCGGCGGTCCGGCTGCTGCGCAGGCACCGCGGCGCTGGCTCGGTGCTCGGCGTGGACACGGCCGTGTGGCAGGGGCTGCGCGCGCGGGGGCAGGAGGCGCGGGAGGCCCTTGGCGTGCCGGACGGGCCCGAGGCCGCGGTGCTCGATCTGGAGCTCGGCGCGGGCCCGCCGCTGTGGGTGCGGTTCGCCCGGCACGACCTGGACGCGTATCTGGATCTGCACGTGCGGCGCACCCTGGACCGGGCGCAGGCGCTGCTCGACCAGTCGGGGATGACCCCGGCGGACGTGGACACAGTGCTCCTGGTGGGCGGCAACACCTGGATGGAGCAGGTGCGTTCGCGGGTGGCGGGGCTCGGCAGGCAGTGCGTGCAGGCGCCGCCCGAGCTGCTCGCGCTCGGCGCCCTGAAGCACGCGGTGCGGCTGGCGGGCGGCGCGGCGTCGTCAGGGCCCTCCGCCCTGGAGGAGGGCCCGCTGGAACCGGCCGCCGCCGTCCAGGACACCCTCTCCGACGCCCCGCCGCTCACGGCGACGCTGGTGGGGGCGGAGGGGCACGGGGAGCCCGGCGCGGCTGCCACGACCGCGCAGGACGACGCGCGCGCCCCCGGTGCGGGACAGGACACCTCCGTCGTACGCGACCCACGGCAGGTCCGCGACGTCGCGCGGGCCAGGCAGCTCCTGCGGCAGGGGCGGCCGGACGAGGCGGGGACGCTGCTTCGGGAGATCATCGCGGAGGCGCGGGAGCTGCTCGCCGAAGTGGAGGGGCCGGGACGGACGGCTTCCGGGCTCGCCTCCGGGCCAGCGTCGGGGGTCACGTCCGGGTCCGGGTCCGCGTCCGGGTCCGCGTCCGGGTCCACGTCCACGTCCGGACTCACGTCCGGGTTCACGGCCACGTCCGGACTCGCGTCCGGGTCCACGTCCGGGGCCACGTCCGGGTTCGCGTCCACGTCCGGGCCCACGTCCGGGCCCACGTCCGGGCCCACGTCCGGGCCCACGTCCGGGCCCACGGCCGTGCCACAGGCCCGTTCCACCGCCCCCGCCCAGCCGCCGCCCGCCCCACCGGCCACCCTCGACTACGCCTCCAGGCGCCAACTCGATCGCGCGCAGGCCCTGTTGTCGCTGGGCCAGTACGATCGCGCCGTACAGACCGCGCACATCGCCTGGCAGGACGCGGCGACCAGACCGGCCGGTGCCGACATGCTGGACGCGATGATCGACGTGCACTGCGCGGCGGCGATGGCCGACATGGCGCCCGAGCACTTCGCCGACGCCGAGCGGTGGCTGAACTGCGCGTACAACCACGATCCGACCAATGTGCGCGTGCGGGGACTGCTCGCCGAGCGCACCTACCGGCACGCCGTGGAGCTGGTCGGGCGCCAGGAGCGGGATGAGGCGGTCGAGGCCCTCGGGAAGTGTCTGACGTGGGATCCTGAACACGCCGATGCCGAGGCACTGTTGCGGCGGTTGAACCGCGACGGAAGGAACCGGCGTGGCAGGGGGGACGTCCTCGGATAGAGGCCCCCGGATCCCAGGGAGGGAACCCGCTTGACGCCCGCACAGCTGCTCGACCAAGCCTTGATCATCAAGGAGTTGAAGCGTCTCGCGGCCCTGCCCGAGCTGGAGCCGCGCGGTGCCGAACTGACCGCGCTGCACCGCGACATGAGCACCGACACCCGCCTCGACCGCTGGGCCGAGCTCGACCTCGTACACGCCTATGTGCGCCCGGAGAGCGTGCGGATGCCGCCCGAGCAGACGTCGGGGCGGCGTGACCGGCTCCTGGAGGCGGCGCTCGGGGTGCTCGTCTTCATCCCGCTCCTGATCACCTGGTTCGGCCTGCGCGAGGCCGTGCGGGCGTACGGGGAGCTCAGCGAGGAGGACCCCAAGCAGTCGACGCGGCCCTTCCTGCAGCTGTGGCAGTCCGGCTTCGGCGGGCACCTCTCCTCGTTCGGCCGCTTCGAGAACGTGGCCCTGATGGCCGTCCTCCTGATCGCCCTCCTGGTGGGGCTCTCGGTGTGGCACGCGCGCGTGCGGGCCCGCGCCGAGCGCGACGAGACCGAGCAGGAGGCGGCGAGGGAGAAGCTGCTCGCCCAGCTCGCCTCGGTGCTGACCCGCGCCCAGATGCACCTCGTGCCGCGCCGCAGCGCCTCGCCGCAGCAGTTCACCTCCGAGCTGACCAAGGCGGCGGAGACGCTGAGCAAGCTGACGACGACGGCGGGACAGAGCCATCAGGCGCTCACCGGCGCGACGGCGTCCGTCGCACAGGCCACCGACACGCTCAAGCAGGCGGCAGAGGCCCTCACGAAGGAGGTGCCCAAGCTCGGCGCTGCGGCGGACCGCATCGACGCCACGCTGCGCAACGGCACGGCGGAGACCGCGAAGGCGGGCCGGGCCAACGCCCTCGCGGCCCGCGGGATCGCCGACCACGTCAAGACGGCGGGCGACACGGTCGAGGCATCGCTCAAGGCGCTCGTCTCCGCCCAGCAGTCGCTCGTCGCCAAGTCCGAGTCCGTGGCGAAAGCCACCGAACAGGCCTCGCGGGCCCTGGTGTCGAGCACCGGGCGCACGGGCGACGCGGTGGACGGCATGCGCGAGGC contains these protein-coding regions:
- a CDS encoding Hsp70 family protein; the encoded protein is MTGARGSAAAAPVSLGIDFGSTGLRALFALPDRPGRRVEPGPDDGPWLLCEPAETGELPVTFPSLKSRVGSGRPVHVGGKPFDADALVVRMLRSLRERVEAAARGHVTQTVISVPARFGSAQRAALRDAAREAGLEPARLVSDSMAAVIGHMTDRDSGTCLVYGMGYEGFELGLIRSVRGHFRSLGYEGGATSGGRAFDAEALSSAVRLLRRHRGAGSVLGVDTAVWQGLRARGQEAREALGVPDGPEAAVLDLELGAGPPLWVRFARHDLDAYLDLHVRRTLDRAQALLDQSGMTPADVDTVLLVGGNTWMEQVRSRVAGLGRQCVQAPPELLALGALKHAVRLAGGAASSGPSALEEGPLEPAAAVQDTLSDAPPLTATLVGAEGHGEPGAAATTAQDDARAPGAGQDTSVVRDPRQVRDVARARQLLRQGRPDEAGTLLREIIAEARELLAEVEGPGRTASGLASGPASGVTSGSGSASGSASGSTSTSGLTSGFTATSGLASGSTSGATSGFASTSGPTSGPTSGPTSGPTSGPTAVPQARSTAPAQPPPAPPATLDYASRRQLDRAQALLSLGQYDRAVQTAHIAWQDAATRPAGADMLDAMIDVHCAAAMADMAPEHFADAERWLNCAYNHDPTNVRVRGLLAERTYRHAVELVGRQERDEAVEALGKCLTWDPEHADAEALLRRLNRDGRNRRGRGDVLG